TAGCTTCATCTTCAAAAAAATAGCCATCTGCTAAACAAGTTGTGCCACTTTTTATCATCTCCCAACCAGCCAAAAGTGTGCCCCAGTAGACAAAATCCTTATCTACAAGCTTCCTTTCAACTGGAAAAATAAAATCTTTAAGCCAAGTTTCTAAAGGTAAATCATCAGCTAATCCCCTAAACATGCTCATAGCTGCATGTGTATGAGCATTAATTAAACCAGGCATAATAAGTTTATCTTTAGCATTTATAACTTTATCAGCTTCTTTAAATAATTCAGAAGGTGGGTTTCCTTTATTTAAGGATTTAATTTCATTTTTATCAATAAAAACATAGCCAGGATAAAATAAATTATTATTTTCATCAAGTGTAACAATTATACCATTAAAAATAAGTAAACTCATTTTTGGGGAATTTTTTATATGAAAAGCTTTTATAATGTCAAGTTACCCTTGACTTATTTATAAGTATGGGCATATCTTTAAAATTGTGCAAAAACAAAATCTTTTTCAAAAAATTGTTCTTTTTTTAGGACCATTTCTTAGTATATGTATTCTTATATTCTGTGATTTATCTCCTGGTCATCCAGAAGTTACTAGGATGGCTTCGGTGACCATTTTAATGGCTATGTGGTGGATTGCTGAGTCTATACCTTTAGCAGTTACTGCTTTATTACCTGTAGCTCTTTTTCCTCTTATGGGTATCATGGATAGCAAAACAGTTTCAAGTTATTATTTTAATGACATTATTTTCCTTTTTATTGGTGGTTTTATTCTAGCTTTAGCTATGCAGAGATGGGGATTGCATAAACGCATTGGTCTTAAAATTATTCTTTTTTTGGGAATGAGTCCTAAACGAATTATTTTAGGATTTATGGGAGCAACTGCTTTTTTATCTATGTGGATTTCTAATACTGCTACAACTATGATTATGGTACCAATTGCAATGGCTTTAATATTAGAAATGGAAGAAAGATTTGGAGAAGAGCATATACATTTTTTTTCTATTGGTTTACTTTTAGGTATTGCCTATGCAGCCTCAATTGGAGGTATGGCTACACTTGTTGGCACACCTCCTAATTTAGTTTTAGCTAAAATTTTTTCAATTTCTTTTCCTAAAGGTCCTGAGATTTCTTTTGCACGATGGCTTATTTTTGCCTTTCCTATTTCACTTATCTTTCTTCTTTGCACTTGGTTAATGTTAGTCTTTATGTTTAGTCGGAATATTCAATTTAAAGGTGATTTAGATATTTTTAGAAAAGAATATAATAAGTTAGGTAAAATGAATTTCGAAGAATGGATAGTTTTAATAGATTTTTTTATTACTGCCATCTTATGGCTCTTTCGCAAAGATATCAATATTGGCCATTTTCATATACCTGGCTGGTCATCTCTTTTTCCTGTACCTACATATGTAAAGGATGGTACTGTAGCTATGACTACTACAATTCCTCTATTTTTTATACCATCAAAACGAGAAAAAGAATTTATTATGAATTGGGAAACTGCTTCTAAACTACCCTGGGGAATTGTACTTCTTTTTGGTGGTGGTTTTGCTTTAGCTGCTGGTTTTAAAACATCCGGACTCTCTATATGGATGGGAGAGCGACTTGCTAAACTTGCCCATTTTCATCTTCTTTTAATAGTAATAACTGTTTGTCTTATAATAAGTTTTTTAACTGAATTAACCTCAAATACTGCTACTGCACAGATGGCTTTGCCTATTTTAGCTTCATTGAGTACAGCAATTAAAGTTAATCCATTATTATTAATGATTCCTGCAACTATGTCTGCTTCTTGTGCTTTTATGTTGCCTGTAGCTACGCCTCCAAATGCTATTATTTTTGGTACACAAAAATTACGTATTTATCATATGGCTAAAGCAGGTATAATTTTAAATTTTATAAAAATATTTTTGTTTATAGGAGCCATTTTCTTATGGGGTAAAATAAATTTTGGAAACTTAGTACAATTTCCAAGTTGGGCAAAGTGAAGGATTATTTTAAAAATTTATTAAATTATCGTTGTTCTATAGGGATGTTATCTTGGATATTAATGCGGATTTCTGGTCTTTTATTAGTTATTTTTTTAATACTTCATTTATGGGTCATTTTTTATTATCATCAAAGAATAATTGATTTTTCTCATCTTTTAAGATGGCGTAATATGTCAATTATAAAAGTTTTAGAATTTTTTCTTATTTTAACCATTTGCTATCATGCTTTAAATGGTGTTAGACTTATTTTTATGGACATGGGTTTTTTAATTAAAATGCAAAAACCCTTATTTGTTACTATAATAATAATTTCTTTAATTGTGGCTATTGCATTTGTTTTCCCTTTTCCATCATGATTGGATGGTTGTGGCAAAGGATAAGTGGTTTTGTGCTTTTAATTTTATTATTTATTCATTTATGGAAAGCTCGTACTATGCCTTTTAATTATGAATATTTGAGAATACAATTAACTACTCCAAAGTGGGTAATTTTTAATATTCTTCTTTTATGTTTGGCTATTTCACATGCCTTAAATGGATTGTGGCAAATTGGTCAAGATTATTTAATGGGGAAAAACAAAAAAATTTTTAGCTATTTTCTTTTAATAATAGGAACTTGCTTTATATTATTAGGATTAAGCATTTTTATATTATGAATAAGCATCAACATGAAATTTTAATTATAGGAGCTGGTATCGCTGGGTTGAGTGCTGCTTTAGAGGCATGTTATGGTGGTGAAGTAGCAGTAATTTCTAAAGTATTTCCTATTCGTTCTCATTCTGTAGCTGCTCAAGGTGGTACAGCAGCTGCTTTAGGCAATATGGAGGAAGATCATTGGGAGTGGCATTTTTATGATACTGTAAAAGGGAGTGATTTTTTAGGTGATCAAGATGCTCAAGCCATTTTTTGTTATGATGCTATTAAGATGGCTTATTATCTAGAACATTTGGGCGTTCCGTTTAGTCGTAATGAAAACG
This genomic window from Candidatus Desulfofervidus auxilii contains:
- the sdhC gene encoding succinate dehydrogenase, cytochrome b556 subunit, whose protein sequence is MKDYFKNLLNYRCSIGMLSWILMRISGLLLVIFLILHLWVIFYYHQRIIDFSHLLRWRNMSIIKVLEFFLILTICYHALNGVRLIFMDMGFLIKMQKPLFVTIIIISLIVAIAFVFPFPS
- a CDS encoding SLC13 family permease, which gives rise to MQKQNLFQKIVLFLGPFLSICILIFCDLSPGHPEVTRMASVTILMAMWWIAESIPLAVTALLPVALFPLMGIMDSKTVSSYYFNDIIFLFIGGFILALAMQRWGLHKRIGLKIILFLGMSPKRIILGFMGATAFLSMWISNTATTMIMVPIAMALILEMEERFGEEHIHFFSIGLLLGIAYAASIGGMATLVGTPPNLVLAKIFSISFPKGPEISFARWLIFAFPISLIFLLCTWLMLVFMFSRNIQFKGDLDIFRKEYNKLGKMNFEEWIVLIDFFITAILWLFRKDINIGHFHIPGWSSLFPVPTYVKDGTVAMTTTIPLFFIPSKREKEFIMNWETASKLPWGIVLLFGGGFALAAGFKTSGLSIWMGERLAKLAHFHLLLIVITVCLIISFLTELTSNTATAQMALPILASLSTAIKVNPLLLMIPATMSASCAFMLPVATPPNAIIFGTQKLRIYHMAKAGIILNFIKIFLFIGAIFLWGKINFGNLVQFPSWAK